DNA from Biomphalaria glabrata chromosome 14, xgBioGlab47.1, whole genome shotgun sequence:
TtaccagttaaaaaaaacaactccaaaaattatttacaaatgtCTCATAGATCTAGTGAATTAATATAGTTATGAaagcacacacactcacataaacacacacatcaaAATGTATGAACATCCtcaaagttttttatttctttctagaaaaaacaaaatacctAGAACATTATTTGATATATCAGTAAACCAAAATATACCAATTCAGAAGTTTGTCTTGAGAAGTGCTTACTTTTTCCAGTTCATAATAACAaagtgtgggtttttttttctggtagcTTCTCAAACCATATTTATAATGATAATAGATAAAtgttgattaattaattaatgtagatTGTCCCAATGCTAACTCATTGGATGTTTGATGTTTTTGTAGGTTTACTCAAGTTCTGCTCTCAGGTCAACAAGCTGAGTTGTTAAAACGTCAAGAAAAGTATTTCTATGTCTGGGGACCCGCAGGCTCTGGAAAGACCCTGCTCTTGTCTTTAAAGGGTAAAACCAAGGAgtttgaattttgtttatgtATAGTGGGCTCAGTAgagtgtaatatatatatatatatatatatttatatatatatatatatatatatatatatatatatatatatatatatatatatatatatatatatatatatatatatatatggggtgtTTTACTTGTGAAACTAGGCACTTGTCcaatatgttttgaaaaaaaaaaaaagaaagattatttATTGAATTATGTTAGCAAAGTTAATAAATATCAGTTTTACTCTTACCGTTAGGCCTGGTAGTCCAGTGGCAAAGCAATAGGCTCTGAAAAGAAGATCTGGAGTTTGAATCCTTTTGAATGCTAGGATTTTTTTGTTGGGAATTTAATGTGTCATTTACTCAACTTAATTTTTGGTTAGCACCAGGGTTATTTCTAAGTATTCAATGCCAGTTTGAAGTTTAACTGTGCCATGATCTATTTGGGAACCCTCTACCTTGTAGTGCAATGGTTCTcaaccccttgggggtcgattgatgatttgccaggggtcgcctaagaccattgaaaatatggattgtttttgtctattcttctattgctgtatgggtgtgggggggggggggggagggggggggtgcggcagagtgggggtttgtaaaaaggggtcaccgagcttaaaaggttgagaaccgctgttgtaGTGGCTTactggtaaagtgcttggcttctgaacagagGGGGTCTCATGTTTGAATTTcagtgaaaactgggattttgatttCCTGATTCTGAGTACaccagagtccacccaactctaatgggtgcctgacattagttgggcaaagtagaagctggccacaagacacccttgttaactttCAGTCAtaaaaacatatgacctttacatcatatgcaaTATAGATTGTGAGGTCTGAATGAGGTATCTCtactatctaaaaaaaaagatttgataaGGCTTTTGtcttttatataaatttttgttgttgcattttactttgtgttttgttgttgtacttgtttagttaaaaaaaaaaattattattgtgaTTGAtatggcatttaaaaaaaaaacgtattctggtgttagctttttttttttttaaatgcttgtaGCTCTTTTATGTAATATTCttttaatactttttgtttcagttttttttttaaatagatcatacacattttgttattggatattttagtttcatttttgtGAATGTATTTGTATTGCTTTTATATTACCTTgaaacttttagttgttttcttCTCTTGCTCAGGTCACCAGTGGTTGCGAAAGCATCCAGTTGCCATTCTGAACACTAGGCTTGGGTCAAAAGGTCGAACTGTCGGCCACGTGATGGAGAGCACTATTaacaaaactattgaaaatACGGACAATAAAAAATGTAGGTTAAAAATGTTGCCCAGCCTTTGATTTCTCTAGGTCACCACTGCTCCTTTTTACAAGTGTACTGTTTCTCTTCTGTAGGTCACCACTGCTCCTTTTTACAAGTGTACTGTTTCTCTTCTGTAGGTCACCACTGCTCCTTTTTACAAGTGTACTGTTTCTCTTCTGTAGGTCACCACTGCTCCTTTTTACAAGTGTACTGTTTCTCTTCTGTAGATCACCACTGCTCCTTTTTACAAGTGTACTGTTTCTCTTCTGTAGATCACCACTGCTCCTTTTTACAAGTGTACTGTTTCTCTTCTGTAGGTCACCACTGCTCCCTTTTACAAGTGTACTGTTTCTCTTCTAAATACCTCTTAAGCATTTTACACTTGAGCAAATATTTAACAATAACTTTGTACAATGATAATTTAAATGAATGTGTCTTAGCTCTTGCTATTGATACTCTGGTGTCTATGTATTGAGTTAGGAAGTGAAGTTAAGAGCAGTTACAGTGTGCTTTAAAAACATGGCCCCTTATTTAGTTATAGTTCATTCAGAATTAACAAGACATTTAGGTTTCATAgtttgagattaaaaaaaaaaaaaagagagaaaattgGTTACTATTAAAGGTTCCTGTTTACATCTTTTTAGTTGAGTAAACTtttcatggaaaaaaaaaacctatttaCTAGACAGCTCAATTAAGGGCATTCGCCTTTTTCAAATGTTCCCCTCTTGTAAAGGAAGATGTAAATTTGGTGTACCAGTtaatttaatatattgataACTATAATGcactaattgtttgttttgtgtgttaGGTCTTATACTGGAGAGTTTGAAATAGTAGGACTGAGTAAGTAGCATTATAGTTGGATGTTTGTGATATTATGGTGACTTTAATGTTTTCAGTTTAACCTTTGTTGACGTTCTTAAAAATCAACACACCTATCCCATTTgtgatattgttttttttaactggtcCCATAGCAGTAATAATGTGGAAGAAATAGATAGTCATCAAAAGTGTCTCTAAGCAATACGTcagtttttaaagatataggatcaatttttattatttaatgcaAAAACTTCcttatctagatttttttttttatcgtttaTGAATTGTGCATGGATAGTAAGATTAAAATTGGCAAATCAAGCCAATTTTATATGCTATCTTTCTTCTCAGAAAGTTGTGTAGAACTATTGCCACATTGTAACATACATAGAAAAGTCTAAAACATTCACTTTGAGTTTTTGTCCACTAATGTAAATGACTAGTCTTTAGGCTTTTGTTTAgaaaaaatacttaatttataATCAGCCTCATTGTGAAAAGAGAAAGGGTTTGGCAGATAAAGGTTTTGATAGTCACTTCTGCTTTTTTTGGTCTCCTGTACCTGGGTAGTTGTTCTAACAAGTCACAGAGGAGATACATTTAATTAAGAATGTTCAATTTTGTGTTAAACTGAAAGCATTGAAAGGTCCGATGCATAATTGTTGTGGTCAATATAACATTGTTGTTGATGGTGTTGCATGCATGCTTGTCATAGTTTAAATCAAGTGATAGAATGATGTTCTGTCTTCACATTAGTCTGAAGTCTAATTGAAGTctgagagggagaaaaaaaaatgatatgcgTCTTTTTGTTTAGAATATTTCTTGCagctttttacatatttattgttATAATCATTGCtcttttgttgttcttgtttattAGTATTTGAATTATTGAGCCTGTCACAGATAGGTCAAGAAAGTTTATGACATTAACATTTTTACCAAcgtgtgtatttattttttttattttcttaattatattaattagatttggccaaatgttttaattgtacCTTTAATATTGATTAGAAAGAATATGCATTCAGTAGATATTAAGGGTAGTTTAAATGAAAAATGCCTGGCAGATTGCACATTGATAATCTCAGGTCCACAATTATGCtgcctttttgttttcttttcaaatgaGTTAACTGCATGAGATTTATTGTTTTACTAGTGATAAGTAAGCATGCTAAATTTTAGTTGCTCATTTTTGataatataaaaacattataaGCTTTAATAAGGAGCCCTGTACCTGTATTTACAACTTGAAATATCTCAATATATCATATGTAAAAAATGGGTAATAGTGGAAAAATGCATCTCGGCTATTATTTTATCATTGCAGTCcaacaaaatatattattatttatagcaGCATTTCTAGTAAAGGCAGATAGCTACTTTACAAATATTAGCCTTCATAACAaagcaaaactaaaaaaattgttgtaagaAAAAGTTTTCACTGGCTTGCATTTACCTAGTAACCTTACACATTGTCTCTTAGGAGAGTTATTTGAGTTCACTTTGCTTAAAGATTCCTATCCTTATCCTATGCATATCTGTAATGTTTGGTATGTTTAGAATTTTGTCATCATAGCAGTATTCATGATTTTGTGAAATATTAAGATTGACCCTTATTTTTTCCAACATGAAGAATAGATATTTTGTTAGTTATATTTGTCttgatgaaaaaaataatttacttcttGTAATGATAACAAATTCTTTCCTCAGCATATCAATGACTAGCTGCCAAATTGGGCATTTACCAGTACAGGCTAAAAATTTTGTTCTCTTGTTTATTAATATCCCAATGCTAATATGCACACTTAATAGTAATTGGTGAGAGTATAATCtaatggtcattgtgctggctgcATACCACCCTAGATAAGATTGTGAACTAAAAACAGAATGGTTTGACATTTTGAAGCTCTGTCGTCTTGTGTTGCtaatttgaataattttgtaCAACCAgtacctacatttttttttctgaccagGTAAGATGAACAAAGCCATGAGGATAGACATTGACCTTGCTGAGAATGAGCAggacatagagagagaggttGCAAATATCAAAAAGCAAGACCCAACAATTAGACCTATGTTTCTGATTGATGAAGTCACATGGCTCCCTGAAACAGCTAAGCTGATCACAATTTTAATGAAACAGTTCCCTCACAGCCACATTTGGTGTGCTGGCATGTTGCCAGAATGTCGACCAGAGGGTTTTGAAAGTCAGGAACTTTTAGTAGGTGGTCCAGACTAGGCTTTTCATATTTCTATTCTcttagtttttttgtgtttaaaatgcTTTGTATTCTGAGtttgtctagcttagtaattagaTACAATAGATAatcatttgaaacaaaaaaaaaaggttaaagaaTTAGAGATGAATATTTGCTTAAAGTAAAAGATAAATCCATGATCCCCTAATTGGCTAAAAGTTAAGCAAGGATCAAAATTTAGCCATGGTCAGAAGTTTGCTCTATCTTCAGCATAGCTAGCCAATTATCACCATTTAACCCTTGTACTCTttacttgactttttttttcccccaactatGTTGGATATCAGCAAATAGTAGAAGACTAATTCTATAATTCTTTTGCATAAAACAATAGTTAAAAATACAACTGAAAAATTAGAGTCTGTGGGTAAATATCATTAATTTACCCTTGTTGTGACCAACAGGGCCtttcttaggccactgcaacctatgtggccACAGTGGATTCCTGCACTTTTATAGgcccgcgcgaattctaggtgtaaattattaaattaaaccattttaacttattctcctaaaattgcaaaatattccaaaaagtcatgaaaatctcctgaaattattaaaatcttctgaaaactcatgtaaatctccttaaaaacacaaaattgtcatttcggggtgtcattcaaaatggaaaatgccaattctacgcgcaatgaaaaaaaaacacggcattgtcagctttcatttaataaaaatgtaattataagtcgaattttaaccaaaacaagaagttcaaatacttaatttactttaatagtcacaggcctataagtatagatctaaatccatctcttaacaaaaaatcaaaagcgatattttggtagtcgatagtaaatcaaAAAGAAAGATCTGAATGTTAATCGACTTTTTATTGGAAAaatactatctactgtagatggctcgtaaaatTAATGTgaccgtgattttgtacttagtaaagtatgaataaaatgcaaagacaaatttattttctaatacaaaatcttaattttcacttattatccttatccctacccagactgggcccagcgcaatccgtttcgcatagggccccgcaatctgtaggaccggcccttgTGACTAACCCAGCTAATGAAAGCCAAgcacttcattactaaaccactGTGCTGCAATGTGATTGATAAACTgtaactctttttaaaaaaatcaatcagcCTTTGTACAAAATGTGAAAACCTTCATCTTCCATTAAACTCAACCTGAATATCaataatttcaacttaatcaaaGAACGGTTTtccatttaatttttgtttttttagtttgattGTGATGTTTGTTTTTGCTACTATGCTAATATttctctgttgtttttttttaagtcaatacTGAGGTGTCCACCATCAGTCCAAAGGGTTCTGAGAATAGTAGATAACAGGACGGAGCGTAGATTGCTGTATCACCTTGATGTGAGTAGCACTGTGTAGGAATAATAAATTACAGCTAAATAATTATCATATTCCATTTAGTCCAGTCGAAACTTAATAATGATACAATTGTTAAgtaggtgttttttttactctgttctgttccaacaaaaaaaaaatatttgataaattTTTCCTCTTTCTAACCACATGCATGTGAAAAACTGGGCCACTTTTATTGCCCTGCTAGTTTAGGTAGATAGTATAAGAAACCCCTATCAACTTTCTATGCCTGGTTATTTATGTTATCCTCCAGGCCCTCTCAGTATCTTGCACTTGGTAAGAATGTTACTATATTATTTGTATGTAtggttacattttaaactttagcacattttcaaaaacattgGATGCTCACTACACTTAAATCTGACTGCATAATTTATCTTCCGAATGAAGAACTAAGAACATTTCCACAACTGTATCTTTCTTTTAGTttcttgacattattttatttccaaTTTAAATCTAGCTTATAATCTCTCCCCCAGAGTTCTAAGGCTGGGTTACCTACAGATGGGCCGCCTCCTTACTTTATCATTCACTCCAAGCATGGCAGCCCTGATGTCCAGCCCTATGACTGTGTGCGCTGTGCTGAGCTGTTGTCAGATTTTTTATTGAACACTTTGAACCTGAAGATGTCATTGCCTTCTCATGACGGGGCCCAAAGTGATGCTGCCAGTCAAAGCAAAGTTGAAGGCTGCCGTCTGCACTTCAATGATGCTGTTCTAGCAGTGTCAATGCCCAGGTCCTGGCACCACTACACAAACAGAGGATACTGGGCCATATCTCGAGAAGCACTTCATTCTAACATGATGTTTTTAGGTATGTACCATTGACAGCTACACGCTTATACTAGTAGCCAGTATCTTTAAACTTAGTTGGTTTATAAAGTAACAcatctttaaaaagaaagaatatcaagagaaGGAACTCTTtatagattcattttttttaaaaatataatgagcTCCCTTTCTCTCCAGGATCTGGTCCTTTTTGTCAAACACTTTTAGACAGGCAGATACCACTGAAAGTTGAAGGAGCCATGACCTTTACACCAGAGAAAAATGTGGCAGGTCAAACATTTGCAATGTGTCCAATAGGATCTGTACATGGGCTGGAGTACAAGGTAAGTGGAGTCACAGTAGTCTAGAAGTGTTGTCCCagcaaataaatgtttttgaaatgaaatgtgAGATCTTTTAGatctgtttaaaacaaaaacaacaaaactttatCCCCTACCTGAAAATGGTAGAGCAAGTTTTAGTTTACAGATCTTTCTTTTAAACAGGACTGTTAGAAGTTTCACTttgataataattttaaattcattCAACCCAATCCTTGCTCAAAGTGTTCTTTGAAAGAAAATCTTTATGTGAGTATGTCTTGGCAAATGGAACAAACAATAAGTATTTATATCTGTTATTTCTAAGCTTGTTATAAATTGGTTATTTTATGTGTATTCATATATTTCATTCAgttgtatgctttttttttttatcttctgtgTTGTGATTTTGTTACTTTAAGAGTGTTCACTGACAATAAAAAGCGAAAACAAAGGTTAATTAtcaaattaatcattttaatttttcaatttctttgACACCTTAGAGCTCAGCTTATAATATCAGCATCATTCTTATGAGTAAATGTGGGGAGTGAGGTAATCAGAAAAAATGTGCACATTATAATTATTGAATATATTTTGTCTGTTGCATGGCAAATTTGGTTTGTTATATCTGTTGGCTTTCATTGTGCTTGCAAGCGTTTGTTATTCATTGTGAGATAATGTTCACAGCAGTATTCAAACATTCATTGAGATCGCTTAGTCAAGtggtgtttatttattttaacaactAAACTATATATtagaatttaaaacatttttcttttgacaTCTATAGGTGGTTGTTGGTATCCCAAGTGCTAGGAAGTTAACAAAATATACAGAAATCAATGAAGGGATTATAAAAGGTGACCACGGGCCCAGAGTTCCCATGAAAAGGTTGCCATTTGCCAAAGAGATTAAGAGAAAAAGGGACGAGTTACTCAGACAGGGGCCAGAATTCTGTACCTGCTTTTTAAAGGATGGGGCTGTTAAGAAAAGGTCAAGGACACTCAGCACTGCAGACGTTCAACCCAATGAGCCTAAAAGTGACAAAATTAGAATTTCCACCCATGTTCATGGTAACTATAGAAAAGGTCACTCATTACCAGATGACCTTCTGTATGAAAATTGTGACCACTTGAATGGAACAATGGACTCCCCTGTAGCTGATAAGCAGCTTCATTTATCAGATTCAGAGAAACATGACCCTGAAGTGGACAGCGATGATCATACCGAATGCTTGGACAGATTAAAAAATGAAGTCTGTGGATACTGCAATACTGAGAATTGTGTGTGCAAATACTGCCAACCAGAAGAGTTAGTGGCCCTTCATAAGTTGGATCAGTGGGACAAGGCCTACATACTTATGTGTGCTTCTCGCTGTACATCACAGTTAATTTTAGTCTTGCCTTGAGTCATTTAGGAAGCTGTGAGATCCCTAATGACAGACGTATATTCTGGAACATTTTGTATAACTTAATTACAAGCTTTTAAACAAATATCTCAATACAgcaaccaacaaaaaaaaatttttatgtaCAAATTCAAATTCTGTCTTTTATATGAGTGTCATTCCAATCCACTGAGATATTAATAGACTTACATATCAATTCTGCTAACTTAACATCTATATGTGAGTcacattttcaacttgatctaaaGCCTCTCAATTCAGTGGATAGGAAAATTTGAACCatacttttcttttaatattctaCAAACATATTAGAAATGTTTCTTctttgaaggaatgtctgtattttataagcttttgtaattttaaaaatgaaaattgtttaaagtaattCAACCCACCCAATAGTGTTTAAAGGAAACTACTTAATAACAGTTTTACAAGAATATATTCTTTTAGCGTCAAAAATGAGTTGTAAATctgtaatataaataaatagataaatacacCATTTGTGTATGTTGACTTAAGCCCACCAGCAATTAATTGCATGAGAAATTCAGAATGTGTTTTAAAAGATTCAGTTGGGATCGGTCTAAATCACCTGCCAACTAAAAGTTGTATGTACTTTCTTTGATTAGGCTTAATCAGCTGCATACTAAAATCATTATGTGCTTGCTTACCCCTGTGAGTAGGTTACGTCACCTGcaaactaaaatatttgtataatttCTTGCCCCTGTGACTAGGCTAAATCAGACGCTTACTAAAATATTTATGTCCTTGCTTGCCCCTGTGAATAGGCTTGATCAGCTGCTAACTAAAAACTGTAGTCACTTGCCCCTGTGAGTAGGCTAAATCACATACCTGTCAACTAAAACCCTGTGTGCCATGTGTCCGTAACACTCTGCTTCTGACAATTAATGATATCTGCTAATCTGAAATGGACTTTAATTGTTATCAATGTTTCTGAGTTTGAACTCATCACATTATCTCCTGCCATCCAGGAGGAGGTTTGGTATTATACATAATAATCTCATTTTCTGAAGGAATGTTTGAAACTTAAAAGTCAAACAACTGTTTACAGAAGAATGATGATTTGgattaaaagtttgtttttggctttgcaatgttaataaaaataagagtgaaaaaatattatttggcAACCTTTCGGTTTTCTTTGTATtgtgagttttaaaaaaaataaatttgtgttTGTTCAAGGTTCATAATTATCAGCTGTACATTACATGTAAAACTTCTTGCCATATGGAAGTGTGCTTGAGCTGCCATTCAGTTCTGTATTTATCCTATGTTAGTTGTTATTTATTGTGGTTGATATGTGTTTTATTCTTAATCAATATTAGtaccagttaaaaaaaaagattttattagattttgtatacttccataatccttttttttaaatatacaaatcTATGCTTTTGACTAACTCCCAAGTTGAAACTCctgttttcactttttttcttaaatcaaCATTTTATGAATACTGATTATTCTAATTGagcttttattttaacattgttGAATAATCTGTTTGTAAAAGATTTCCTTTGAGATAGTAAAGATTATAGAGTGCagccaaaaaaatattttttacttgtcaatgttttttttttatataatttttgaaaaaaatgtatatacggTACTTTCTACTAATAACtgtcaagaaaaataaaataaaaaagatactcatgccttgtgtttatgtatatatattagctGTAGCTCAAGTTTTTAAACTGTTGCATTTCTAATAAGTTTAATATTATGTATTTGACCACCACTCTTCAttggtgctaaaaaaaaataaaatgatttcagCTTGATTGGTATTAACATCTGTAAAACCTTGTTCCCAAGAAAATGACAATGGtgccatttttttgtttgttttaatagaTGACTGGCCCTGAGGTTCTAAGTTTTTGTTAATGTGGTACATACATATCCAAGATCCAGCTTTTTAAATTTCTGCCTCCCATGTTATTCTATCCAGAAGTAACAGGTAAAGGAGCAGTGGAATTTTCTATGGAGATCTCAAGATGAAGTAGAGGTCATCTTGTTTTAGCTGCAgataattttgttaaataatcaatgatatTCTTGGATGATTTTGACTTGTAcactataattattttaatttgtgtagTTTGTAAAACTCCCAATCAAAATGCACAGATATGAATGAAAAACTTTGGACCATAAGTTTTTTAGTTTGAGTTATTAAAATTAGTGACTTGTATCTTTTTGGTGGAGCAACAGTAAAATAAGATTTTCTTGGACAGTTTATAAATGTGTATGgattttaatgtaagttttacCTGAAATAGTATCCAATGAGATTTTGTAATTATATTATCCagtaattttttataaaattttttttttagctttttgacCCATAAAATTATAGGTAACTACCAACAAATTCTGCTCACAAACACCAATTAAGAATCTTACATTAACATTTAATGTACCAGTTATTAGCACaaactatatttagaaaaatgttCTTGTGTTTATGTAAACACTTTATCTGTGACAGTTGAAATTCAAACATATCTAAAGTTTTTCTTCCCTTTTTGTCCATTTCTATGTATTTGTTGGATTATCTTGTTTCATCATCAGATTCTGATTCActgttttcttcttctctttcgaATTTCCTCATTTCTAAATAAACTGAATACTCTTCTTTGCTCAAGTTACCAAACATTTTGGCCAACTGGTGATCATGCCAGTCCAGGATAGTCTTTAGGGGAGGATTTGGGTTTACAATTCTCTCatcatcttttcttttaattttgataaAGTATCCTGTGTGAGTTAAATAAATATGCCTGTCTTTGATGTAATCAAAAGTGCGATTGAAAACTGAAGAGCGTGCTATTTCTTCGATTTCGTAAACCATTTCATAATACACATACTCAAACTTCCTCACTGTCTCTTCCCAATC
Protein-coding regions in this window:
- the LOC106052516 gene encoding uncharacterized protein LOC106052516 yields the protein MAENLKFYADGKELNYWDRIHQEGEKFYKKIGQVTWRVPPVKFNCMVTKPVNSGCNCKIVVTPQETDQETNCAENIVCGTFENLSNNLVEAKETSAMFIVSNFEYDNYLNKIYSLQLGELNGQLLNLPKDVASRGELDILILHQEAGILLVQTKAVGYNIPKNAEADCEKYISNIERAVMKAVEQLERDVKVMLHVMGDLKIQKQQITKVVALPNLSRSFLDLAVQKWTEKCTSLGEKISNSDLQLKIHFLCQEHFKCPKALKDWWCENFSKKTGITLNVMKQIAYRTVGLLSTVSVWTSSQPRMEVRNLNDAAWETGNRFTQVLLSGQQAELLKRQEKYFYVWGPAGSGKTLLLSLKGHQWLRKHPVAILNTRLGSKGRTVGHVMESTINKTIENTDNKKCKMNKAMRIDIDLAENEQDIEREVANIKKQDPTIRPMFLIDEVTWLPETAKLITILMKQFPHSHIWCAGMLPECRPEGFESQELLSILRCPPSVQRVLRIVDNRTERRLLYHLDSSKAGLPTDGPPPYFIIHSKHGSPDVQPYDCVRCAELLSDFLLNTLNLKMSLPSHDGAQSDAASQSKVEGCRLHFNDAVLAVSMPRSWHHYTNRGYWAISREALHSNMMFLGSGPFCQTLLDRQIPLKVEGAMTFTPEKNVAGQTFAMCPIGSVHGLEYKVVVGIPSARKLTKYTEINEGIIKGDHGPRVPMKRLPFAKEIKRKRDELLRQGPEFCTCFLKDGAVKKRSRTLSTADVQPNEPKSDKIRISTHVHGNYRKGHSLPDDLLYENCDHLNGTMDSPVADKQLHLSDSEKHDPEVDSDDHTECLDRLKNEVCGYCNTENCVCKYCQPEELVALHKLDQWDKAYILMCASRCTSQLILVLP